One stretch of Cedecea neteri DNA includes these proteins:
- the hypF gene encoding carbamoyltransferase HypF — protein MRGTVLRIRGKVQGVGFRPFVWQIAQRLKLVGDVCNDGEGVVVRLEASPEAFLGELYAHCPPLARIDSVVQQPMTWDVLPADFSIRHSGSGAMDTQIVPDAATCPECLRELNDPADRRYRYPFINCTHCGPRFTIIRAMPYDRPSTVMAAFPLCKACDEEYRNPMDRRFHAQPVACPDCGPQIFWQQGEQRLEGELALAQAVAALHEGKIVAVKGLGGFHLAVDARNDAAVERLRARKQRPAKPLAVMIATTEGLPEQAVALLSTPAAPVVLVASNCLHGLSAAVAPGRNEIGVMLPANPLQHLLAQDFGGPLVMTSGNLNGRPPAVDNAQALQDLEAIADGFLLHNRDILQRMDDSVVRPSGEMLRRARGFVPDALPLPAGFKDLPPILALGGDLKNTFCLVRGGQAVLSQHLGDLAQEGVEAQWQRSLALMSEIYGFTAEHVALDAHPGYCSSQLGREMALPVSEVLHHHAHAAACLAEHGWPLNGGKVIALALDGIGYGEDGKIWGGECLLVNYRRCVHLGGLPAVALPGGDLAAVQPWRNLLAQCEAFVPGWQRYPETEAIRAQNWQPLARAVSRGVNAPLASSCGRLFDAVAAALNCAPWQQSYEGEAACRLEVLALEAGPCSHPVTLPLVNGHLDFAAFWRQWFGWQVEDGARAWAFHDALAKGLAELVRHHALLTGVTNVACCGGVLHNRLLRERLAFYLSDFKTLFPMRLPAGDGALSLGQAVVAAARYLNHHKDKKDVNACSS, from the coding sequence GTGAGGGGCACCGTACTCCGCATTCGCGGCAAAGTGCAGGGCGTTGGCTTTCGCCCGTTTGTCTGGCAAATCGCACAGCGCCTTAAGCTGGTGGGCGACGTCTGCAACGACGGCGAAGGTGTTGTGGTTCGCCTGGAGGCCAGCCCGGAAGCGTTTCTGGGCGAGCTTTACGCACATTGCCCGCCGCTGGCTCGCATCGACAGCGTGGTGCAGCAGCCCATGACCTGGGACGTTTTGCCTGCGGACTTTAGCATTCGCCACAGCGGCAGCGGCGCGATGGACACCCAAATCGTGCCGGATGCCGCCACCTGCCCCGAATGCCTGCGTGAGCTGAACGATCCCGCCGACCGCAGATACCGCTACCCGTTTATCAATTGCACCCACTGTGGGCCGCGCTTCACCATCATCCGCGCGATGCCTTATGACCGTCCGTCCACGGTGATGGCGGCGTTTCCGCTCTGTAAGGCTTGCGATGAGGAATATCGCAACCCGATGGACAGGCGTTTTCACGCTCAGCCGGTAGCCTGCCCGGACTGCGGGCCGCAGATTTTCTGGCAGCAGGGAGAGCAACGACTCGAGGGCGAGCTGGCGCTTGCACAGGCCGTTGCCGCGCTGCACGAGGGCAAAATCGTTGCGGTGAAAGGCCTCGGCGGTTTTCATCTTGCCGTGGATGCCCGTAACGATGCCGCCGTTGAACGCCTCCGGGCGCGTAAGCAGCGGCCTGCCAAACCGCTGGCGGTGATGATTGCTACGACCGAAGGGCTGCCCGAGCAGGCCGTGGCGCTGCTTTCAACTCCCGCTGCGCCGGTAGTGCTGGTGGCAAGCAACTGCCTGCATGGGCTGAGCGCTGCCGTAGCGCCGGGGCGGAATGAAATCGGCGTGATGTTGCCCGCCAATCCCCTCCAGCACCTGCTGGCGCAGGACTTCGGCGGCCCGCTGGTGATGACCTCCGGAAACCTGAACGGCAGACCGCCAGCTGTTGATAATGCCCAGGCTCTTCAGGATCTTGAGGCTATTGCCGACGGCTTTCTGCTGCATAACCGCGACATTCTTCAGCGCATGGACGACTCCGTTGTGCGCCCCAGCGGCGAAATGCTGCGTCGTGCACGGGGCTTTGTGCCCGATGCACTGCCTTTGCCTGCGGGCTTTAAAGACCTGCCGCCGATTCTGGCGCTGGGCGGCGATCTTAAAAATACCTTCTGCCTGGTTCGCGGCGGGCAGGCGGTGCTCAGCCAGCACCTTGGCGATCTGGCTCAGGAAGGCGTGGAGGCTCAATGGCAGCGTTCGCTGGCGCTGATGAGCGAGATCTACGGCTTTACAGCTGAACATGTCGCGCTCGACGCTCACCCCGGCTACTGCAGCTCGCAGCTGGGGCGTGAAATGGCGCTGCCGGTCAGCGAAGTGCTGCATCACCACGCCCACGCGGCGGCCTGCCTGGCCGAACACGGCTGGCCGCTGAACGGCGGCAAGGTGATTGCCCTCGCGCTGGACGGCATTGGCTATGGTGAGGACGGCAAGATTTGGGGCGGGGAATGCCTGCTGGTGAATTACCGCCGCTGCGTACACCTTGGCGGACTGCCTGCCGTGGCTCTACCGGGTGGCGATTTGGCGGCCGTGCAGCCGTGGCGCAACCTGCTGGCGCAATGCGAGGCGTTTGTGCCCGGCTGGCAGCGCTATCCCGAAACGGAAGCTATCAGGGCGCAGAACTGGCAGCCGCTGGCTAGAGCCGTGTCACGCGGGGTTAACGCTCCGTTGGCCTCTTCTTGCGGACGTCTGTTTGATGCGGTTGCCGCCGCGCTTAACTGCGCGCCCTGGCAGCAAAGCTACGAAGGCGAAGCCGCCTGCCGCCTTGAGGTGCTGGCGCTGGAGGCGGGCCCCTGTTCGCATCCGGTCACGCTGCCGTTGGTGAACGGTCATCTCGATTTCGCGGCGTTCTGGCGGCAGTGGTTTGGCTGGCAGGTCGAGGACGGCGCGCGGGCCTGGGCCTTCCACGATGCGCTGGCGAAAGGGCTTGCTGAGCTGGTTCGCCATCATGCGTTGCTGACCGGCGTAACCAACGTGGCCTGTTGTGGCGGCGTGCTGCACAACCGTCTGCTGCGCGAGCGTCTCGCGTTCTACCTCTCCGATTTTAAAACTCTCTTCCCGATGCGGCTTCCGGCCGGCGACGGGGCGCTTTCCCTGGGGCAGGCAGTGGTTGCCGCTGCCCGCTATTTGAATCACCACAAGGATAAAAAAGATGTTAATGCGTGTTCTTCGTGA
- a CDS encoding HoxN/HupN/NixA family nickel/cobalt transporter — MLMRVLRDNPRAGLLLAILVAANFAAWAWALVAFNHSSALMAASLLAWCYGLRHAVDADHIAAIDNVTRKMMQQGKRPFGVGAWFSLGHSSIVILASVAIAATAAAFQQKMDWFHDVGGVIGTAVSACFLLAMALVNLVILRGVWRNFRQLKRGEPLAADATEMTGGGMMSWLFNSVFRLIGKSWHMYLVGFLFGLGFDTATEIGVLGISAASASSGMSIWSILVFPALFASGMALVDTLDNVIMVGAYGWAFNKPQRKLYYNMTITGTSVVVALFIGGLEALGLLADKFGLEDGIWSWVGALNDNLGNAGFVVVGLFIACWGISMLNYRWKGYDALVVR; from the coding sequence ATGTTAATGCGTGTTCTTCGTGACAATCCACGAGCCGGCCTGCTGCTGGCGATTTTAGTGGCGGCCAACTTTGCCGCATGGGCCTGGGCTCTGGTGGCGTTTAACCACAGCTCGGCGCTGATGGCGGCAAGCCTGCTGGCCTGGTGCTATGGCCTGCGCCACGCGGTAGATGCCGATCATATTGCCGCGATTGATAACGTGACCCGCAAAATGATGCAGCAGGGAAAGCGCCCGTTTGGCGTGGGGGCCTGGTTCTCGCTGGGCCACTCCAGCATTGTGATTCTGGCTTCTGTCGCCATTGCGGCCACGGCGGCGGCTTTCCAGCAAAAAATGGACTGGTTCCACGACGTTGGCGGCGTTATCGGCACCGCCGTTTCTGCCTGCTTCCTGCTGGCGATGGCGCTGGTGAACCTCGTTATTTTACGCGGCGTGTGGCGCAACTTCCGCCAGCTTAAACGCGGCGAGCCGCTGGCGGCAGACGCGACGGAAATGACCGGCGGCGGCATGATGAGCTGGCTGTTTAACTCCGTTTTCCGCCTGATCGGCAAAAGCTGGCACATGTATCTGGTCGGTTTCCTGTTCGGCCTGGGCTTTGATACCGCCACCGAAATCGGCGTGCTGGGCATTTCTGCCGCCAGCGCGTCCAGCGGGATGTCTATCTGGTCGATTCTGGTGTTCCCGGCGCTGTTTGCCAGCGGCATGGCGCTGGTGGATACCCTCGACAACGTGATTATGGTTGGCGCTTACGGCTGGGCCTTCAACAAGCCGCAGCGCAAGCTTTACTACAACATGACGATTACCGGCACTTCTGTGGTGGTGGCGTTGTTTATCGGCGGCCTCGAGGCGCTGGGCCTGCTGGCGGACAAGTTCGGGCTTGAGGACGGTATCTGGTCGTGGGTTGGCGCGCTCAACGATAACCTCGGCAACGCAGGATTTGTCGTCGTCGGGCTGTTTATCGCCTGCTGGGGAATTTCGATGCTGAACTACCGCTGGAAAGGGTACGACGCTTTAGTGGTGAGATAA
- the avtA gene encoding valine--pyruvate transaminase: MTFSLFGDKFTRHAGITRLMEDLNDGLRTPGAIMLGGGNPAQIPAMNDYFQQLLSEMLASGKLTDTLCNYDGPQGKSELLKLLAGMLRDELGWDIEPQNIALTNGSQSAFFYLFNLFAGRHADGRTKKVLFPLAPEYIGYADAGLEEDLFVSTRPNIELLPEGQFKYHVDFEHLHIGEDTGMICVSRPTNPTGNVITDEELMKLDALANQHGIPLVIDNAYGVPFPGIIFSEARPLWNPNIILCMSLSKLGLPGSRCGIIIANEKIISAIGNMNGIISLAPGGIGPAMACEMIKRNDLLRLSETVIKPFYYQRVHETIAVIRRYLSPERCLIHKPEGAIFLWLWFKDLPITTELLYQRLKKRGVLMVPGDYFFPGLDKPWPHTHQCMRMNYVPEPEKIEAGVKILAEEIERAWAEAG, from the coding sequence ATGACGTTTTCACTTTTCGGCGACAAATTTACCCGCCATGCAGGCATTACCCGCCTGATGGAGGATCTCAACGACGGCCTGCGCACGCCCGGCGCCATCATGCTTGGCGGCGGTAACCCTGCGCAAATCCCGGCGATGAACGACTACTTCCAGCAGCTGCTTTCCGAGATGCTGGCCAGCGGCAAACTGACCGACACGCTATGCAACTACGACGGTCCGCAGGGGAAAAGTGAACTGCTAAAATTGCTTGCCGGAATGCTGCGCGATGAACTGGGTTGGGACATCGAACCACAGAATATTGCACTAACCAACGGCAGTCAGAGCGCGTTTTTCTACTTGTTTAACCTTTTCGCCGGACGTCATGCGGATGGCCGCACCAAAAAGGTGCTTTTCCCGCTGGCGCCGGAGTACATCGGCTACGCGGATGCCGGGCTTGAAGAAGATCTGTTTGTCTCCACTCGCCCGAACATCGAACTGCTGCCAGAAGGCCAGTTTAAGTACCACGTTGACTTCGAACATCTGCATATCGGCGAAGATACCGGCATGATTTGCGTATCACGCCCGACTAACCCGACCGGCAACGTGATAACCGATGAAGAGCTAATGAAGCTGGACGCGCTGGCCAACCAGCACGGTATTCCGCTGGTTATCGATAACGCTTACGGCGTACCGTTCCCCGGCATTATCTTTAGCGAAGCCCGCCCGCTGTGGAACCCGAACATCATCCTGTGCATGAGCCTGTCCAAGCTCGGCCTGCCGGGCAGCCGCTGCGGAATCATTATCGCGAACGAGAAAATCATCTCCGCGATCGGCAACATGAACGGCATTATCAGCCTGGCGCCGGGCGGGATTGGCCCGGCTATGGCCTGCGAAATGATTAAGCGTAACGATCTGCTGCGCCTGTCCGAGACGGTTATCAAGCCGTTCTACTACCAGCGCGTGCATGAAACTATCGCCGTTATTCGCCGCTACCTGTCGCCGGAGCGCTGCCTGATTCACAAACCGGAAGGCGCTATCTTCCTGTGGCTGTGGTTTAAAGACCTGCCTATCACCACCGAACTGCTGTACCAGCGCCTGAAAAAGCGCGGCGTGCTGATGGTGCCGGGCGATTACTTCTTCCCAGGCCTGGATAAGCCGTGGCCGCACACTCACCAGTGCATGCGCATGAACTATGTGCCGGAGCCAGAAAAAATTGAGGCGGGGGTGAAAATCCTGGCCGAAGAGATTGAGCGAGCCTGGGCGGAAGCCGGGTAA
- a CDS encoding alpha-amylase gives MKRFSLCLLLTPYLAYAGWTAPGLPAFQETGPGQFISTAHLAKGSLPLNLKLDNQCWQPAETIKLNQALSLRPCSGDAPAWRLFRAGEYQAQIDTRSGTPTLMLSIKPEASSQPQQTVAQCPKWDGKPLTVDVSSTFPEGSLVRDFYSGGTAKVEQGHITLMPAAGSDGLLLLESAAVEKPAPFSWHNATVYFVLTDRFENGNPANDSSYGRHKDGMQEIGTFHGGDLAGLTSRLDYLQQLGVNTLWISSPLEQIHGWVGGGTKGDFPHYAYHGYYTLDWTKLDANMGNEAELRKLVDEAHRRGIRILFDVVMNHTGYATLADMQEYQFGALYLKGEELRKTLGERWTDWKPAAGQSWHSFNDYINFSDKAAWDKWWGKAWIRTDIGDYDNPGFDDLTMSLAFLPDLKTEATAPAELPIFYRHKPDTAAKVIPGYTVRDYLSHWLSQWVRDYGIDGFRVDTAKHVEKAAWQQLKMQSSAALAEWKQANPDKKIDDAPFWMTGEAWGHGVMKSDYYANGFDAMINFDYQEQAAKAVECLATIAPTWQQMSDKLQHFNVLSYLSSHDTRLFREGGQKAAELLLLTPGAVQIFYGDETQRPFGPTGSDPLQGTRSDMNWPDATSKQAATLAHWQTLGQFRARHQAIGAGKQTTLSVKQGYAFSRVSGNDKVMVVWAGNR, from the coding sequence ATGAAACGGTTCTCTCTCTGTCTTTTACTCACGCCTTACCTCGCTTACGCAGGCTGGACCGCACCGGGACTTCCTGCTTTTCAGGAAACGGGTCCGGGCCAGTTCATCAGCACCGCTCATCTGGCCAAAGGCTCGCTGCCGCTTAATCTGAAGCTAGATAACCAATGCTGGCAGCCTGCAGAAACCATCAAGCTTAATCAGGCTCTTTCACTCAGGCCGTGCTCAGGCGATGCGCCTGCGTGGCGACTTTTCCGAGCCGGAGAATACCAGGCACAGATAGATACCCGCAGCGGTACCCCCACGCTGATGCTCAGCATTAAGCCCGAGGCCAGCAGCCAGCCTCAACAGACGGTGGCGCAGTGCCCTAAATGGGATGGAAAGCCACTCACCGTCGACGTTAGCAGTACTTTCCCGGAAGGTTCACTGGTGCGTGATTTCTACAGCGGAGGCACGGCAAAAGTTGAGCAAGGCCATATCACGCTGATGCCTGCCGCCGGAAGCGACGGTTTATTGCTGCTGGAATCCGCAGCCGTAGAAAAACCAGCGCCGTTTAGCTGGCACAATGCGACGGTCTACTTCGTTCTGACCGATCGTTTTGAAAACGGCAACCCTGCAAACGACAGCAGCTATGGCCGCCACAAAGACGGAATGCAGGAGATAGGCACCTTCCACGGAGGCGACCTCGCGGGGCTCACCAGCAGGCTGGATTACCTGCAGCAGCTTGGTGTTAACACGCTCTGGATAAGCTCCCCGCTGGAGCAAATTCACGGCTGGGTGGGCGGCGGCACCAAAGGCGACTTCCCACACTACGCCTACCACGGTTACTACACCCTGGACTGGACGAAGCTTGACGCCAACATGGGTAACGAAGCCGAGCTCCGCAAACTGGTGGATGAAGCCCACAGGCGCGGGATCCGCATTCTGTTTGACGTTGTCATGAACCACACAGGCTATGCGACGCTCGCCGACATGCAGGAGTACCAGTTTGGCGCGCTGTATCTCAAAGGGGAGGAACTCAGGAAAACGCTCGGCGAGCGCTGGACTGACTGGAAGCCAGCGGCGGGCCAAAGCTGGCACAGCTTTAACGACTACATCAACTTTAGCGACAAAGCCGCGTGGGATAAGTGGTGGGGCAAGGCCTGGATCAGAACGGACATTGGCGATTACGACAACCCTGGCTTCGACGACTTAACTATGTCGCTCGCCTTCTTGCCCGATTTGAAAACCGAAGCGACCGCTCCGGCAGAACTCCCGATATTTTACCGCCACAAGCCCGATACCGCCGCGAAGGTGATACCTGGCTACACCGTTCGCGACTACCTGAGCCACTGGCTTAGCCAATGGGTACGTGACTATGGCATTGATGGTTTCAGGGTAGATACCGCAAAACACGTTGAAAAAGCGGCCTGGCAGCAATTAAAAATGCAGTCCAGTGCGGCATTAGCCGAATGGAAGCAGGCCAACCCGGACAAAAAAATCGATGATGCACCGTTCTGGATGACGGGCGAAGCCTGGGGCCACGGCGTGATGAAAAGCGATTACTACGCGAACGGCTTCGACGCGATGATCAACTTCGACTACCAGGAGCAGGCGGCCAAAGCGGTGGAATGCCTGGCCACGATTGCCCCCACATGGCAACAAATGTCGGACAAACTCCAGCACTTCAACGTGCTGAGCTACCTGTCCTCCCACGACACCCGCCTGTTCCGGGAAGGGGGACAAAAAGCGGCGGAGCTGCTGTTGCTCACGCCAGGCGCGGTACAGATTTTCTACGGCGATGAAACGCAAAGACCGTTTGGCCCAACGGGGTCTGACCCGCTGCAGGGCACCCGCTCGGACATGAACTGGCCGGACGCCACAAGCAAGCAGGCCGCAACGCTTGCCCACTGGCAGACGCTGGGCCAGTTCCGCGCCCGCCATCAGGCCATCGGCGCAGGAAAACAAACGACGTTAAGCGTCAAACAGGGCTATGCCTTTAGCCGGGTCAGCGGCAATGACAAGGTGATGGTGGTGTGGGCGGGGAATCGATAG
- a CDS encoding protein bax — protein MISPPFRRFGAAILMLLTVGFSSHAFASKHEPKSHSKAHITKVSSKKAVSSKLASSKKEYSRNSENGSLPDLRKYPSGTPRKKAFLRTVMPYITRQNAVITADRNWLISKQYEKRWSPSERTRLKEITQRYKVAWRGNTNRVPWNTLLEKVDIIPTNMVATMAAAESGWGTSKLARSNNNLFGMKCTRRHCNSEPGKVKGYLHYGSVNEGVNAYVANLNTHPAYSSFRKERAKLRKADQEVTANNMIHKLKGYSTRGSSYNNFLFAMYQSNQRFMLPN, from the coding sequence ATGATATCACCCCCATTCCGACGATTCGGGGCCGCGATACTCATGCTGCTGACCGTGGGCTTTTCAAGTCACGCGTTCGCCAGTAAACATGAGCCTAAATCGCACAGCAAGGCCCATATAACGAAAGTAAGCAGTAAAAAAGCGGTAAGTAGTAAGCTGGCAAGTAGTAAAAAAGAGTATTCTCGCAATAGTGAAAATGGTTCGCTTCCTGATTTGCGAAAATACCCTTCCGGGACACCAAGGAAAAAAGCGTTTCTCCGGACGGTCATGCCATATATTACCCGCCAAAATGCAGTGATAACTGCCGATCGTAACTGGTTGATTTCAAAACAGTACGAGAAGCGTTGGTCGCCGAGTGAGCGCACACGCCTGAAAGAAATCACCCAGCGGTATAAGGTAGCATGGCGCGGCAACACCAACCGCGTGCCGTGGAACACCCTGCTGGAGAAAGTCGACATTATCCCTACCAATATGGTGGCGACGATGGCGGCGGCGGAAAGCGGCTGGGGGACTTCTAAGCTTGCCCGCAGCAACAACAACCTGTTTGGCATGAAGTGTACCAGGCGCCACTGCAACAGCGAGCCGGGCAAGGTCAAAGGCTACCTGCATTACGGTTCTGTGAATGAAGGCGTTAATGCGTACGTGGCGAATCTGAATACCCATCCGGCCTATTCTTCATTCCGTAAAGAGCGCGCTAAGCTGCGTAAAGCGGATCAGGAAGTGACGGCCAACAATATGATCCATAAGCTGAAAGGGTATTCAACCCGAGGCTCCAGCTATAATAATTTCCTGTTCGCGATGTATCAGAGTAACCAGCGTTTCATGCTGCCGAATTAA
- the xylR gene encoding D-xylose utilization transcriptional activator XylR (D-xylose enhances binding of XylR to the xyl promoter and activates transcription.): protein MFEKRHRITLLFNANKVYDRQVVEGVGEYLQASQSEWDIFIEEDFRARIDNIKEWLGDGVIADFDDREIERLLEGAEVPIVGVGGSYHSPEHYPPVHYIATDNHALVESAFLHLKEKGVQRFAFYGLPGSSGKRWATEREHAFRQLVAKEKYRGVVYQGIETAPENWQHAQNRLADWVQTLPPQTGIIAVTDARARHLLQVCEHLHIPVPEKLCVIGIDNEELTRYLSRVALSSVAQGTRQMGYQAAKLLHRLLDHENLPLQRVLVPPVRVVERSSTDYRSLHDPAVIQAMHYIRNHACKGIKVEQVLDAVGISRSNLEKRFKEEVGETIHAVIHAEKLEKARSLLISTSLSINEISQMCGYPSLQYFYSVFKKEYDATPKEHRDRFSEILV from the coding sequence ATGTTTGAGAAACGTCATCGCATCACGCTGTTATTCAACGCCAATAAAGTCTATGACCGGCAGGTGGTCGAAGGCGTGGGGGAATATTTGCAGGCGTCTCAATCGGAGTGGGACATTTTTATCGAAGAAGACTTTCGCGCCCGCATCGATAACATCAAAGAGTGGCTGGGCGACGGCGTGATTGCCGATTTTGACGATCGGGAAATTGAACGCCTTCTGGAAGGCGCCGAAGTCCCGATTGTGGGCGTTGGTGGCTCCTACCACTCGCCGGAGCATTATCCGCCGGTCCACTATATCGCCACCGACAACCATGCGCTGGTAGAAAGCGCTTTTCTGCACCTGAAAGAGAAAGGCGTCCAGCGCTTTGCTTTCTATGGGCTTCCCGGCTCGAGCGGCAAGCGTTGGGCCACAGAGCGCGAGCACGCTTTTCGACAGCTGGTTGCGAAGGAGAAGTACCGGGGCGTGGTTTATCAGGGCATCGAAACGGCGCCAGAGAACTGGCAGCACGCACAGAATCGCCTCGCCGACTGGGTACAAACGCTGCCGCCGCAAACCGGTATTATTGCGGTAACGGACGCTCGAGCCCGCCACCTGCTGCAGGTCTGCGAGCATCTGCATATTCCCGTCCCGGAAAAGCTGTGCGTGATCGGCATCGATAACGAGGAACTGACCCGCTATTTATCGCGGGTGGCGCTTTCGTCGGTGGCGCAGGGCACGCGCCAGATGGGCTATCAGGCCGCCAAACTGCTGCACCGCCTGCTGGACCACGAAAACCTGCCGCTGCAGCGCGTGCTGGTGCCGCCGGTCAGGGTTGTGGAGCGCAGCTCTACGGATTATCGCTCGCTGCATGACCCGGCGGTGATCCAGGCCATGCACTACATTCGCAATCACGCCTGCAAAGGCATAAAAGTCGAACAGGTGCTGGATGCGGTGGGGATCTCGCGCTCAAACCTGGAGAAACGTTTTAAGGAAGAAGTGGGAGAGACGATTCACGCGGTGATTCATGCGGAGAAACTGGAAAAGGCAAGAAGCCTGCTTATCTCAACGTCTTTATCTATCAATGAAATATCACAGATGTGTGGCTACCCGTCTTTGCAATATTTCTATTCGGTATTTAAAAAAGAGTACGACGCCACGCCAAAAGAGCATCGCGATAGATTTAGCGAAATTTTAGTTTAA
- the xylH gene encoding xylose ABC transporter permease XylH, which yields MSKSNLSELKLTPPGRALPGALKSLNLQVFVMIAAIAVIMLFFTWQTEGAYLSARNVSNLLRQTAITGILAVGMVFVIISAEIDLSVGSMMGLLGGVAAIFDVWLGWPLPLTIVVTLALGLVLGAWNGWWVAYRKVPSFIVTLAGMLAFRGILIGITNGTTVSPTSSAMSQIGQSYLSGGIGFTVGVLGLMAFIAWQWRLRIRRQALGLAAPASGGVVGRQAITAVVVLGAIWLLNDYRGVPTPVLLLALLLLAGMFMATRTAFGRRIYAIGGNIDAARLSGINVERTKLAVFAINGLMVAIAGLILSSRLGAGSPSAGNIAELDAIAACVIGGTSLAGGIGSVAGAVMGAFIMASLDNGMSMMDVPTFWQYIVKGAILLLAVWMDSATKRRA from the coding sequence ATGTCGAAAAGCAATTTGTCTGAACTGAAACTGACGCCACCAGGCCGGGCCTTGCCTGGGGCGCTAAAATCGCTGAATCTGCAGGTTTTTGTCATGATTGCCGCTATTGCCGTCATCATGCTGTTCTTTACCTGGCAGACGGAGGGGGCTTATTTGAGCGCCCGCAACGTGTCTAACCTGCTGCGGCAAACGGCGATTACCGGCATCCTGGCCGTCGGCATGGTGTTTGTCATTATCTCGGCCGAAATCGACCTCTCGGTGGGCTCAATGATGGGGCTGCTCGGCGGCGTGGCGGCCATTTTTGACGTCTGGCTTGGCTGGCCATTGCCGCTCACGATTGTCGTCACGCTGGCCCTGGGTCTGGTCCTCGGAGCGTGGAACGGATGGTGGGTTGCCTATCGCAAGGTCCCGTCGTTTATCGTCACGCTCGCGGGCATGCTGGCGTTTCGCGGCATTCTTATCGGCATTACCAATGGCACCACGGTGTCGCCGACCAGCAGCGCAATGTCGCAAATCGGGCAAAGCTATCTGTCAGGCGGCATCGGCTTCACCGTGGGCGTGCTGGGGCTGATGGCCTTTATTGCCTGGCAGTGGCGGCTTCGCATACGCCGCCAGGCGCTCGGCCTTGCTGCGCCGGCATCGGGCGGCGTTGTTGGCCGTCAGGCGATCACCGCCGTGGTCGTGCTCGGTGCAATCTGGCTGCTGAACGATTATCGCGGCGTTCCGACGCCGGTGCTGCTCCTTGCTCTGCTGCTGCTCGCCGGGATGTTTATGGCCACCCGCACCGCGTTTGGTCGCCGTATTTACGCCATCGGCGGCAATATCGACGCGGCGCGGCTGTCGGGGATAAACGTTGAACGCACCAAGCTGGCGGTATTTGCGATAAACGGCCTGATGGTGGCGATTGCCGGGCTGATCCTAAGCTCACGCCTCGGCGCGGGTTCACCTTCCGCCGGTAATATCGCCGAACTGGATGCCATTGCCGCCTGCGTCATCGGTGGAACCAGCCTGGCGGGCGGCATCGGCAGCGTCGCCGGGGCGGTCATGGGGGCGTTTATTATGGCCTCTTTGGACAACGGCATGAGCATGATGGACGTGCCCACCTTCTGGCAGTACATCGTGAAAGGGGCCATTTTGCTGCTGGCGGTATGGATGGATTCCGCGACCAAACGCCGGGCCTGA